One part of the Candidatus Methylomirabilota bacterium genome encodes these proteins:
- the trpC gene encoding indole-3-glycerol phosphate synthase TrpC, with protein sequence MGVLDEIVANKREELRRLRAERPQAELEAACRGLGPAREFEAALRPQAAGGVRLIAEVKRASPSKGTLNAALDPASQARDYAAAGAAVISVLTDQKYFRGSLEDLVAVRAAVEVPLLRKEFILEEYQLWESRAAGADAVLLIVAALDEARLHDLHHAAKDVGLSTLVEVHTAAELERAVALGAPVIGVNNRNLQTLETSLQPSLDLLPRVPRAHTAVSESGIFTAADVRRVVEAGAHAVLVGEGLVRAIDIAAKVRELTLR encoded by the coding sequence ATGGGCGTGCTCGATGAGATTGTCGCGAACAAGCGCGAGGAACTCCGACGCCTCCGCGCCGAGCGGCCGCAGGCCGAGCTGGAGGCCGCGTGCCGAGGCCTCGGCCCCGCGCGCGAGTTCGAGGCGGCCCTTCGGCCGCAGGCGGCGGGTGGTGTCCGGCTCATCGCCGAGGTGAAGAGAGCGTCTCCATCCAAGGGCACCCTCAATGCGGCCCTCGACCCGGCGAGCCAGGCTCGTGACTATGCCGCGGCGGGAGCCGCAGTCATCTCCGTGCTCACCGACCAGAAGTACTTCCGCGGCTCGCTGGAAGACCTGGTCGCCGTGCGGGCCGCCGTCGAGGTGCCGCTTCTCCGCAAGGAGTTCATCCTCGAGGAGTATCAGCTCTGGGAGTCTCGGGCGGCCGGCGCGGATGCGGTGCTGCTCATCGTGGCCGCCCTCGACGAGGCCCGGCTGCACGATCTCCACCACGCGGCCAAGGACGTCGGGCTCTCCACCCTTGTGGAGGTTCACACGGCCGCCGAGCTCGAGCGCGCGGTGGCGCTGGGCGCGCCCGTGATCGGCGTCAACAACCGCAATCTCCAGACGCTCGAGACCAGTCTCCAGCCCTCGCTCGATCTGTTGCCGCGGGTGCCGCGCGCGCACACCGCCGTCAGCGAGAGCGGGATCTTCACCGCTGCCGACGTCCGGCGGGTGGTGGAGGCAGGCGCCCACGCGG